The genomic interval GTCACACAGAATACAATATGATTATTATATTGACTATCGAATTCACCTAAATGAATCCCAGCAATCATATTTTCTTTTAATAAAGCTTCTTTAATAATTTTATAATCAATTGTTGATTTAACCAGAAATTCATTAAAGAATGGTGTATCAAATACTTTTTCAAATGTTTTTAATGATGTAATTTGTTCATAAGCATAATGAGCTTTTTGTACATTTTGTTCGCAAACATCAACCAAACCTTGTTTACCCATCACTGACATATAAACCGTTGCTGCTAAGGCATTCAACGATTGATTTGAACAAATATTAGAACTTGCTCTTTGACGTCTGATATGTTGTTCGCGTGCTTGTAAGGTTAAAACAAATGCACGTTTACCATCTTCGTCAGTTGTTTGCCCTACAATACGTCCTGGTATATTTCGTATATATTTTTTTGTCGTACAAATATATCCAATATAAGGTCCTCCATAACATAAAGCAATTCCTAAAGGTTGTGCTTCACCACAAACAATATCAGCACCTATTTCACCAGGTGTTTTTAATAGTCCTAAACTTAATGGATTGACATACATAATTAGTAAACTTTTATTATCATGGATTTTCTCTACATAATTTGAGGGATTTTCTATTAAGCCATAAAAATTGGGATTACTTACAACAACACATGCAATTTCTTTATTTAATTTATTCTCTAAATCTTTTTCATCTAATAAACCAGCTTCGTTTTCTAACATAATTATTTCATAACCATTAAAATGACCATAAGTCTTAATAGTCTCAATTGTATATGGATGTAATGCTTTAGAAACTAAAACTTTCTTTCTTCTTGTTTTACTTACTGCCATCATAATAGATTCAGCACAACTAGTTGCCCCATCATACATTGATGCATTACATACTTCCATATTGGTTAAGTCAGTCATCATCGTTTGAAACTCAAAGATATACTGTAATGTCCCCTGTGAAACTTCAGGTTGATAAGGTGTGTACGCTGTATAAAATTCGGAACGACTTGTAATGTGTTTAATTATCGAAGGAATATAGTGATCATAACTCCCTGCTCCGATAAAACAAACTAAATCTTTATTATTCATATTACTTAAGTCATTTAATTTATTTTCTACTTCAATTTCGCTTAAACCAGCGCTAAGATGATAATCTTTATTTATTTTAACTTCTTCTGGAACCTCTTTAAATAGACCATCGATACTTGACACTTTAACTTTTTCAAGCATTTCTTTAATATCACTATCTGTATGTGGAATATATTTATGGTTCATGTTTATCACCTTCATCCTTTATTTTTCTTCACAAAAACGAGTGTACTCTTCACTATTCATTAATTCTTCAAGTTCACTTTCATCCTTTAATTCTATTACCGCAATATGATTTTCAAATGGGTTTGAATTTAATAATTGTGGTTCATCTTCTAAATTCTCATTAACTTCGATAACAGTTCCTGATATAGGAGTAAACATGTCAGAAGCAGCTTTAACTGATTCAATAACACCTATAACCTCATCTTTATTAAAATCTGCATCAACTTCAGGTAATTCTACAAATACGATATCTCCTAAAGCATGTGCTGCAAACTCAGTT from Mycoplasmatota bacterium carries:
- the gcvPA gene encoding aminomethyl-transferring glycine dehydrogenase subunit GcvPA codes for the protein MNHKYIPHTDSDIKEMLEKVKVSSIDGLFKEVPEEVKINKDYHLSAGLSEIEVENKLNDLSNMNNKDLVCFIGAGSYDHYIPSIIKHITSRSEFYTAYTPYQPEVSQGTLQYIFEFQTMMTDLTNMEVCNASMYDGATSCAESIMMAVSKTRRKKVLVSKALHPYTIETIKTYGHFNGYEIIMLENEAGLLDEKDLENKLNKEIACVVVSNPNFYGLIENPSNYVEKIHDNKSLLIMYVNPLSLGLLKTPGEIGADIVCGEAQPLGIALCYGGPYIGYICTTKKYIRNIPGRIVGQTTDEDGKRAFVLTLQAREQHIRRQRASSNICSNQSLNALAATVYMSVMGKQGLVDVCEQNVQKAHYAYEQITSLKTFEKVFDTPFFNEFLVKSTIDYKIIKEALLKENMIAGIHLGEFDSQYNNHIVFCVTEKRTKAEIDQLVQVLGGLK
- the gcvH gene encoding glycine cleavage system protein GcvH yields the protein MKVIEGLYYSKEHEWIKVVDGKAYIGITEFAAHALGDIVFVELPEVDADFNKDEVIGVIESVKAASDMFTPISGTVIEVNENLEDEPQLLNSNPFENHIAVIELKDESELEELMNSEEYTRFCEEK